aaaaaaaaacaaaatttctattGTTTCgtggaaataaaaaattcagaTGATACAAAAAACTCGTGCAGAAGTAACTTGTCAAACAtagttttctctctctctcatatataTTAAGCAAAAGAGAGTGGCAAATAGAAATACGAAGAAGATTGAGAAATATTTAGGAGTTTCGTGTTTTAGATGcgtgaaaaagataaaatgttttgaagtctaataattatatttgatttttatgttttagtaatattttttttataattaagtggaataatattttatatccaTAAATATAAGTATGATTGATTCAATCATATTAAAAtcttgtatattttaaaatgtggaTGGTTTTATTTGCATTATTGTATTAATATATTTCCATTGAAGCTGTTACAATacttaagtttatttttatgcattttattttttatacaaaataattttgaatttatttatttaatttttaaatattttttagtttcttgactattattttcatttaaaaaaaatatataacagGAATTgagtgttttttatttatttattattattaaatattttttattatttcattatggCATTGAATGATACTTTCTATAGAAAGATATCGTCAATAAGAGGTGTTACAAGGTACATCCcgatttcaatatatatatatatcttaatcatatttatttgtaattaattttatatacttaTATACTTATATTCTCGAATGTCAtcgtaattttttatttttaattataagcCAAATAGATTATTATTAGAGCTCAAACATGGAAAATTGATTTTGTCAAGTTAGCCTTTAGTGGACTATTGTTTTCTCAAACAAAGACTTGAATATGGATTTTATTAATCCTATAATATTGGGATCTTTTCCTCCATCAGTCAAAGAATACAATTTCCTCgcagtttaattaaaaaaaaaatcatccaacTTTTATTAATATCCCTCGTTGCATGTAGGAAATCTCAAAGCTGTTCACATCAATTgggtcaaaaaaaaaagaaaaaaaaaaggcaaaaaaaaaaagaaaaggttgatGTGTCAAAAGCAAGTTACTTTGGATATTCATCTTTTCATGACTTTTTGATAAAATGCCAAACCTGCTTTCTCAAATTAAAGTAATGATTagacaagaaaacaaacacttAAAACATGTCCAAAATTggttgaaaaatatttgattttggtaTTGAATGCCCTCTCAATAATTTCTTTgtaaaattaagatttttaattgaaacttttacaaagtttataaaatttttatcattatttcttaaataattccctctcaataatttatttttatttaaggaaatttatgtttttttattggaCTCGTGTAATAATTTATTTGCAAATTATTCatcactaaataaaaaaaaattattagtatatTAGatcatgtgatttaaaaacaatttttaattttaaaaacaaaaaattgtctttaaaattttgttttttaaaaataaagtaaaataaaaaataatttttaaaaaatcagtaaaattatttttattacattttaaaaataaaagaaaaatatgagttcatttaattatattttttaaaacttatttttaattttaaaaacaaattctagAAAATATGTTCCAATGGTACCTTAATTATTTTAGTGAAAAAGGCaaaagaatatttgaaaaaaagaaaaaagaaaaaaaaaagtggctaCTTTTAAGTAAAGTGAAATAAATGAGGAATTTGGGTGAGGATGAAAAATAAAGAGTGAATTCCTTAGCCATAAAGAAGGGTGCCGACACCTTGGGAAAAGTACGTACAATTCCATCTCGTTAATGTTCAAATAATTCAACGTTCAAATACGAATATTTAATAcggttattaattatatttgaaatttagtTCTACTCGCGCTAGTATTTATATGTGACAGAATCCACAGGTGATGTCGGCGTGACGGAGGAATTAAGTACTTTTTCGCTTCttttgtaataaaattgaaaataatatttgcatgtattttatgttttaaaatcagaaaaaataaattttaatatatatatatatttcggGAGGACCGTCACGGGAAGAGACAAATGTTGTCACTAAGCATTTGGCGAGTAGAAAAATCAAACCATATGGAGAAAAACAAGTCTACGtgaaatataatttattcaTAGGTAAGTAGgagttataaatatatatacccATATCCTTCAATCCTCCCCCACCTCACATGCACACCAGCTACTTACAAACCTCCAACAACCACTTATTTATTAGGTTGCTTCGCCTCATCCCTCTTAGCCTCGATCCACCAAAGCAGCTTTCAGCCCTGCACTTTAGTTTGGAGGCTAGTTTTCCCAGAAGAAAAGCTGGTTTTTTTTAGCCCAAGATTATGGGAAATTGCATGGAAACATGCAGAGAGAGGCATGAAGCAGAAGAAGAGGAGAGAAATCAGGAGAAGCAAGGGGGGGAGGAGGAGAAAAAGGGAAGTGGGTATGGGGTGAGGGTGAAGATAGTGCTCACGAAGGAGGAGTTGGAGTGGATGATGTTTCAGTTGAAGGATAAAGGAGGGAAGAGCTTGGAGGATGTGTTGAGGGAGATAGAGAGAGGGAGATCATCGGCGGCGACTGCTGGGAAAGTTGAAGGGTGGAAACCTTCTCTTGAGAGCATCATGGAGAGCCCCGAAGTCGTTGAGATGGAGAGATgacctcttttttctttttttttaccctACCGTTTTGTGTCTCCTTCATACTGTTTTTGCATATGGGTGATGAATGACCCAAAAATCTGTAAATTATATGTTTTTGGTTTGTTCGGAGAGCCCTCATGTGCTTTGAGAATCACGAGTTCTTTCACTTGGAtcttttttggggttttttcaTATGGTTGATGACCCGATCCCGATATCTCGTGCTTTTCTGCCTAATATTTCTCCTAAttcctcctcttcttctcaCTGGTAATGTACCACTGTTGCTTTGCAGTTTCTAAGAATTAGTCTTCTTATGTAAGTGGCTTTAATTTGCCTAAACATCCCTGAGGATTTTgcaatttctttcaaatctaATGTAATCCAGCCTTTTCCACATCTAAAGATCAAAACCCAGATGGGTTTGATGCTACTGACCATAATTTCTCAAACCCACCCaactgataaaaaaataaaaataaaaatatagaaaaaattgaagatttcaGTAAAGTGAGAGATCTGTGAATCTGACTCACATCAATTTTTACAGAAGGTTTTGCTTTCAAGTGTACTTCATTGCTTCTAAAGATGAAGTTGGACTCCATTGATAAACCTGAAATGATCACAAAAGTACCATAGTTTTGAGAAGGGTAAAAGGTCAATGAATATGCCATTGACCACACAGCCCAGTTGCTTTCCTGGGAAATTCCTACGCGATCGCAGTCAAGTGGTTCTTATGTTCAACAGTAGATCGTGTTAAAAtggagaaaaagggaaaaagggggaaaagaaCTGATAAAAAGACGTGTATGCAATCACATCACTGGACCAAATCAAACTTTATAGATAAAGAAAGTCCCAACATATATATAGAAGTAAAGGCAAAAAAATTTTGGGCTGAGTTTTATCCTGGTGAATCAGGCACCTTTGGGATCCTAATATGGCTTGATTTGATCAAGCTCTTGTTCAATATTAATCAAAGTTCAAATAAGCCTGTGTCTCTTAACTCTTCGGTGGACATGAAAAATTGATTCGTGCCATATGGAACATATATAATTGGCTCTAAGTAATGGGGTTGTTCAGTTTTCTGAAGGTGATCAATGGATATGCCAATTGGGCTATCGATCATATGCTGAAACTGAGGGGTCCTGGTCGATTGGTCGATGAATCCCATACCGTAATGCTTTCAAATATGTGGCAGCCTTGCTTATGATCACTAGACTGGTCGCTTGATGACTGAATGATCAGTGATGGAATTCTAGATATAAAAATTCTCTCGCCAGTTTTGACGTGAATCCACCTAGAGAGGGCCTCCTCTTGCTTTTGTGAGAGAAAACACCTAACTAAGAAATTTTCTAGGAAAagtaaatttggatttttcttgaGAAAATGACCTCCACCATGGATTACAGTTGTTTTTACAAAGACAAATCATCCATACTCTTACTTTGATCTTGTTTTGAATAGAAATCAAAAAACCCCTGAAATGACTGCAACATCATAGCTAAAGGTTTAGCTTTAACAGGCTCCAAGGAAAATCCATGAAGAGAATGCGGTGAAACTTGATTCAACCGAGAGGGACACTAGTGGATCTTGCATTAGACAATCATATCGTACTCTTTTCTGATACCTTGGAAGATTGGCTTCCTAGTGTTGACCAAACCATACACGTGAAAAACAGTaaagaaaaaaggataaaaGATTAATGTAATTGAATGATGAATGTAATCTTTACATTCACGAAACACGATCCAACACCTAACTTGGTCCTATAATTTTTACCTCTTCCAAGGTTTTTCACCTTGTATCACATGTTGactatttttctcaatttctttatttatatttctcaacattagtttttcatttaGAAAGTGGGTTGGATTGACAAACTGCGTTGAATTGACAATTACATTCTGTTAATTTCGGGACATTGTATAgttgataaaatgaaaataatattattttacaaacataaaataaaacaattcatCTAAAAGAATATGAGATTTTAACATAGTTTGATCAACTATGTATACATCAACgaataagagaaaataattcaactatatcatataaaacattataaatggTAGAAATTTTATCGAAACATCTCATATTTTCTCACTTCTTGTATCCATATCCCTGAACTATGTGTCTCTCCCTCTGTTGGTGcttcttattttttcttacaACTATATCAATTTCGTATGTCCATCTCTATCTCACTTTTTCCTCTAATAATTTAGAATACCAATAAAATATTCttagtaattgtttttattctatattaaaaaaaatctaatattacaaaacaaatattaattttaaaaatatttaatataatattctttacaaaaagcagtttatactaattaaaaaattgagataCTTTCCAACATGTGATATCGATGTTGTTAAATTGATGAATTAAGTTAGAAACACATTATATCGATATTAAAAGAGTGTTGTCAATAATTTGttacatatgatttaattattaaactttgaaagaaaaaaaggaaagggttttttttcacttcatgtGCTGACTTTCCAGCTGAAGTTTGGAAATGTGGTAGGTGGATTCAACAGAAGACGGATGCATAATTTCTATGCGCCCAGCACACAACAGCAAAGCAGCTAAAGGTGTGGGAGAGCTTTGAAATTTGCTGCAGAGCAGTCTGGAGTTTGAGAGAGAGACCCTTCCAAAAATCTTTGGGCTTATTAGACCTTGATCCAACATGCCAATCGTCAACTTAACCTTCATTTTtctcccaaacctttcttgactTCGTGCCCATGACTCTCAATAGGGGTATGGGCTTTGGTGAAAATTTACTTGATATTCA
This DNA window, taken from Vitis vinifera cultivar Pinot Noir 40024 chromosome 2, ASM3070453v1, encodes the following:
- the LOC100247918 gene encoding uncharacterized protein LOC100247918; its protein translation is MGNCMETCRERHEAEEEERNQEKQGGEEEKKGSGYGVRVKIVLTKEELEWMMFQLKDKGGKSLEDVLREIERGRSSAATAGKVEGWKPSLESIMESPEVVEMER